In Flammeovirgaceae bacterium 311, one DNA window encodes the following:
- a CDS encoding multi-sensor signal transduction histidine kinase (COG0642 Signal transduction histidine kinase): MNLFSSIKDFFQSYLLAFITAFILLGVTVFIFLDTYNKVKERNELLFELRADNVSAAVEKRMNDYIQVLKSAQALFVVSDTVTLEEWAEFVKVLNVEENYPGVLGIGYAVVIAPDQVAALEERVQSAGFPEYKLWPDSARSNYTSILYLEPFNARNRRAFGFDMFTEPIRRKAMRRAMDSGKPALTGMVKLVQETDVAIQKGFLLYLPLYQQEQPVQTSRQRRSALKGFIFAPFRVKDLIRAIFSNRFTDLDVEIYDGPIIQDELLLFDSNSLNDGKSDLFRIRPIHVATQTWQMQIRAMPGFGYETNFPWFILAGGLIVSSLVFLIMSSLINIRRSNNLRQLITDNATASLFIVNRDDYCTFVNPAAEELTGFSADEIIQQRLHELIHHSHPDGSPFPAAECPIVRALQKKTSFYNHESNIIHKSGKFIQVSINAQPIIENGKLVSHLLEVRDISHEKRSENALREKNQNLQTLNKIGKNLSAELELKKLLQVVTDSCTELTAAQFGAFFYNARRDDEQALMLYSLSGADAKDFENFPIPRATHIFEPTFKGEGVIRSADITKDDRYGKNAPYHGLPENHLPVKSYLAVPVISRGGEVLGGLFFGHSAVDVFTKSAEEIVKGVAAQAAIAIDNSRLFETISHKNEELTKINNDLDNFVYTASHDLKAPVLNIEGLIYALISSLEKNKPERIREIIDKIQLSIQKFKETIHALTQVAKTNKHIDDESINFRMKDLLDDILFSINDMVEDSGATIDLDISCNEVNFSKANMSSILINLFTNAIKYSSPDRTPRISFVCRQEDNNLILRIEDNGLGISESYLDKIFTMFKRYHTHVEGTGIGLYLVKRIVENYGGTVSVESELDRGTTFTIVLPGR, encoded by the coding sequence ATGAATCTATTTTCGAGTATAAAAGACTTTTTTCAATCATACCTGCTGGCTTTTATTACAGCATTTATTTTACTGGGGGTAACAGTTTTCATTTTCCTTGATACATATAATAAAGTAAAAGAGCGTAACGAACTACTTTTTGAACTAAGGGCCGACAACGTTAGTGCAGCGGTAGAAAAGCGCATGAACGACTATATACAGGTACTCAAAAGTGCACAGGCCCTTTTTGTAGTATCTGATACTGTTACGCTAGAGGAATGGGCAGAATTTGTAAAGGTGCTTAATGTGGAGGAAAATTACCCGGGAGTACTAGGTATTGGCTATGCTGTTGTGATTGCTCCGGATCAGGTAGCTGCATTAGAGGAAAGGGTACAGTCTGCAGGATTTCCCGAATACAAGCTATGGCCTGATTCAGCAAGAAGTAACTATACTTCTATTTTGTACCTGGAGCCCTTTAATGCCAGGAACAGGCGTGCCTTTGGCTTTGATATGTTCACCGAACCTATTCGCAGAAAAGCAATGAGAAGGGCAATGGACTCAGGTAAACCCGCACTTACAGGAATGGTGAAACTGGTACAGGAAACAGATGTGGCCATACAAAAGGGATTTTTACTTTACCTGCCCCTGTACCAGCAGGAACAGCCTGTGCAAACATCCAGACAGCGAAGGTCCGCATTGAAAGGTTTTATTTTCGCTCCCTTCAGGGTAAAAGACCTGATAAGGGCAATATTCAGTAATCGGTTTACCGATTTAGATGTTGAAATTTATGATGGACCCATCATTCAGGATGAACTATTGTTATTTGATTCTAACAGCCTGAATGATGGAAAAAGTGATTTATTCAGAATAAGACCCATTCATGTTGCCACCCAGACCTGGCAAATGCAGATAAGAGCAATGCCGGGTTTTGGATATGAGACTAATTTTCCATGGTTTATACTCGCAGGCGGACTTATAGTAAGTAGCCTGGTTTTTTTAATCATGTCCTCTCTTATTAATATCAGGCGCTCCAATAACCTGAGGCAACTGATTACAGATAATGCGACAGCTTCACTCTTTATTGTAAACCGGGACGACTACTGCACTTTTGTGAACCCTGCAGCCGAAGAGCTTACCGGTTTTTCAGCAGATGAAATTATTCAGCAGCGGCTTCATGAATTAATACATCATTCACATCCGGATGGATCTCCTTTTCCAGCTGCCGAATGCCCCATCGTCAGGGCTTTACAGAAGAAAACATCCTTCTATAATCATGAGAGTAATATTATTCACAAGAGTGGCAAATTTATTCAGGTAAGTATTAATGCTCAGCCTATCATAGAAAATGGAAAGCTGGTATCGCACTTGCTTGAAGTAAGAGACATCAGCCATGAAAAAAGATCTGAAAACGCATTGCGGGAGAAAAATCAAAATCTGCAGACACTCAACAAAATTGGTAAGAACCTATCGGCAGAGCTGGAATTAAAAAAGCTCCTGCAGGTGGTTACAGATTCATGTACAGAGCTCACAGCTGCCCAGTTTGGTGCGTTTTTCTATAATGCAAGGCGGGATGATGAACAGGCGTTAATGTTATATTCCCTCTCTGGTGCGGATGCCAAGGATTTTGAGAATTTTCCAATCCCAAGGGCCACTCATATATTTGAACCAACCTTTAAGGGGGAAGGTGTGATCAGATCTGCTGATATAACCAAAGATGATCGCTACGGCAAAAATGCTCCCTACCATGGCTTACCGGAAAACCACCTGCCTGTTAAAAGCTACCTGGCAGTACCGGTCATCTCAAGGGGTGGAGAGGTATTAGGCGGTTTGTTTTTTGGGCACTCTGCTGTAGATGTATTTACTAAAAGTGCTGAAGAAATTGTAAAAGGGGTTGCTGCTCAGGCCGCCATTGCAATTGACAATTCCCGTTTATTTGAAACCATCAGCCATAAAAACGAGGAACTCACGAAGATCAATAACGATCTTGATAATTTTGTTTATACAGCCTCACACGACTTGAAAGCACCTGTATTGAACATAGAGGGATTAATCTATGCGTTAATATCATCATTGGAGAAAAATAAGCCGGAGCGTATCAGGGAGATTATTGACAAGATCCAGTTGTCGATACAAAAGTTTAAAGAAACCATTCATGCTCTGACTCAGGTAGCCAAAACAAACAAACACATCGATGATGAAAGCATCAATTTCAGGATGAAGGATCTGCTGGATGATATACTCTTCAGTATTAATGATATGGTGGAAGATTCAGGAGCTACGATTGATCTGGATATAAGCTGCAATGAAGTTAATTTCTCCAAAGCGAATATGAGCAGCATCCTGATCAATCTTTTTACGAATGCCATCAAATACAGTTCTCCGGATCGTACTCCCCGGATTAGCTTTGTTTGTAGACAAGAAGATAATAACCTGATCCTCAGAATTGAAGATAATGGACTCGGCATATCGGAGAGCTATCTTGATAAGATATTTACCATGTTTAAGCGCTACCATACCCATGTTGAGGGAACAGGCATAGGTCTGTACCTGGTAAAGCGTATTGTGGAAAATTATGGAGGTACGGTTTCTGTAGAGAGTGAATTGGACAGGGGCACCACTTTCACCATTGTTCTGCCCGGAAGATAA